In one Desulfoferula mesophila genomic region, the following are encoded:
- a CDS encoding ABC transporter ATP-binding protein: MSEPLLAIDDLSTVFDSESGAVVAVDGLSLSVAPGEIAGLVGESGCGKSLTALSVMGLLPPPGRVAGGKIRFQGRDLLALSQAEMRALRGREISMIFQEPMTSLNPVFTVGRQIAEEITVHEKASPKEAWQRAVRMLEKVGIPEAATRARAYPHQLSGGMRQRVMIAMALALDPRLLIADEPTTALDVTIQAQILSLMRHLQGETGAAILLITHNLAVVAQTCSRVMVMYTGRLVEDAPVVELFDHPLHPYTRGLLACLPARSPRPGQKLPTIGGIVPPLGDLPPGCAFSDRCPEAFDKCRQAEPALVEVAPGHAVRCYLHHDQARRARRLAA; this comes from the coding sequence TTGAGCGAGCCCCTGCTGGCCATCGACGACCTGAGCACGGTGTTCGACTCCGAGTCCGGGGCCGTGGTGGCCGTGGACGGCCTGAGCCTGTCCGTGGCACCCGGCGAGATCGCGGGGCTGGTGGGCGAGAGCGGCTGCGGCAAGTCGCTTACCGCGCTGAGCGTCATGGGCCTGCTGCCCCCGCCAGGCCGGGTGGCCGGGGGCAAAATCCGCTTCCAAGGCCGCGACCTGCTGGCGTTGAGCCAAGCCGAGATGCGCGCCCTGCGCGGGCGGGAGATCTCCATGATCTTCCAGGAGCCCATGACCTCGCTGAACCCGGTGTTCACCGTGGGCCGCCAGATCGCCGAGGAAATCACGGTGCACGAGAAGGCCTCCCCCAAGGAGGCCTGGCAACGGGCCGTGCGGATGCTTGAGAAGGTGGGCATCCCCGAGGCCGCCACCCGGGCCCGGGCCTATCCCCACCAGCTCAGCGGGGGCATGCGCCAGCGGGTGATGATCGCCATGGCCCTGGCCCTGGACCCCCGGCTGCTCATTGCCGACGAGCCCACCACCGCCCTGGACGTGACCATCCAGGCCCAGATACTTTCCCTGATGCGCCATTTGCAGGGCGAGACCGGGGCGGCCATTTTGCTCATCACCCACAACCTGGCCGTGGTGGCCCAGACCTGCTCCCGGGTGATGGTCATGTACACCGGCCGCCTGGTAGAAGACGCGCCGGTGGTGGAGCTTTTCGACCATCCCCTGCACCCCTACACCAGGGGCCTGCTGGCCTGCCTGCCCGCCCGCTCGCCCCGGCCGGGACAGAAGCTGCCCACCATCGGGGGCATCGTGCCTCCCCTGGGCGACCTGCCGCCCGGCTGCGCCTTCAGCGATCGCTGCCCCGAGGCCTTTGACAAATGCCGCCAGGCCGAACCGGCCCTGGTGGAGGTGGCTCCCGGACATGCGGTGCGCTGTTATTTGCACCACGATCAGGCCCGGCGGGCCCGGAGGCTGGCCGCATGA
- the selA gene encoding L-seryl-tRNA(Sec) selenium transferase, whose translation MAEQKRLARLPKVDQLLEHPSLQQLRPEVARPLILSAARQTLDGLRARLLDGQEVTDEELGGEAVALAAASLARRLAAPSLQRVVNATGVVVHTNLGRSLLARRALERLIEINCTYSNLEYDLAAGARGSRYVHVDRILCELTGAEASLVVNNNAAAVLLSLQTLAAGREVVVSRGQLVEIGGSFRIPDVMARSGAILREVGATNKTHLHDYEGAITSNTALLLKVHTSNFAVVGFHKEVPLQELRELGDRYHLPVMEDLGSGSLVDYSRYGLPKEPTVQEALADGADLVTFSGDKLLGGPQAGIILGKAEFVERCRKNPTNRALRVDKLTLGALEATLELYRDPAKALAEIPTLAMITVPYERLRERANRLAARLKKLGLERLEVSTVEGVSRVGGGAMPLAAPRTRLLRLAVKGLSATRLEQALRAGDPPIICRLEDGHLLMDVRTLVADDAAVIAKALAALAA comes from the coding sequence ATGGCGGAACAAAAGCGGTTGGCGCGGTTGCCCAAGGTGGACCAGCTCTTGGAGCACCCGTCCCTGCAACAGTTGCGCCCGGAGGTGGCTCGTCCCCTGATCTTGAGCGCGGCCCGCCAGACCTTGGACGGGCTGCGCGCCCGTTTGCTGGACGGCCAGGAAGTAACGGACGAGGAGCTTGGCGGCGAGGCGGTGGCCCTGGCCGCCGCCTCCCTGGCCCGGCGCTTGGCCGCGCCCAGCCTCCAGCGGGTGGTCAACGCCACCGGGGTGGTGGTGCACACCAACCTGGGGCGTTCCCTGCTGGCCCGGCGGGCCCTGGAGCGCTTGATCGAGATCAACTGCACCTACAGCAATCTGGAGTACGACCTGGCGGCCGGGGCGCGAGGCAGCCGCTACGTGCACGTGGACCGCATCCTCTGCGAACTGACCGGGGCCGAGGCCTCGCTGGTGGTCAACAACAACGCCGCCGCAGTGCTCTTGTCCCTGCAGACCCTGGCCGCCGGCCGCGAGGTGGTGGTCAGCCGGGGCCAGTTGGTGGAGATCGGGGGCTCTTTCCGCATTCCGGACGTGATGGCCCGCTCCGGGGCCATCCTGCGCGAGGTGGGGGCCACCAACAAGACCCATCTGCACGACTATGAGGGAGCCATCACCTCCAACACGGCCCTGCTGCTCAAGGTGCACACCAGCAACTTCGCGGTGGTGGGCTTCCACAAGGAGGTGCCGCTACAAGAGCTGCGCGAGCTGGGCGACCGCTACCATCTGCCGGTGATGGAGGACCTGGGCTCGGGCAGCCTGGTGGACTACTCGCGCTACGGCCTGCCCAAGGAGCCCACGGTGCAGGAGGCCCTGGCCGATGGTGCGGACCTGGTCACCTTCTCCGGGGACAAGCTCTTGGGCGGGCCCCAGGCGGGCATCATCCTGGGCAAGGCCGAGTTCGTGGAGCGCTGCCGCAAGAACCCCACCAACCGGGCGCTCAGGGTGGACAAGCTGACCCTGGGGGCCCTGGAAGCCACCCTGGAGCTTTACCGTGATCCGGCCAAGGCCCTGGCCGAGATCCCCACCCTGGCCATGATCACCGTGCCCTACGAGCGCCTGCGCGAGCGGGCCAACCGCCTGGCCGCCCGCCTGAAGAAGCTGGGCCTGGAGCGGCTGGAGGTTTCCACCGTGGAAGGCGTGAGCCGGGTGGGCGGCGGGGCCATGCCCCTGGCCGCGCCCCGCACCCGCCTACTCAGGCTGGCCGTCAAGGGCCTGAGCGCCACCCGCCTGGAGCAGGCGCTCAGGGCGGGCGATCCCCCCATAATCTGCCGCCTGGAAGACGGCCACCTGCTCATGGACGTGCGCACCCTGGTGGCCGACGACGCGGCGGTCATCGCCAAGGCCCTGGCCGCCTTGGCCGCCTGA
- a CDS encoding YggT family protein, with amino-acid sequence MIFFLKILQFISWLLGAYMWVIVAAAVITWVRPDPNNPIVRFLFAVTEPVLWRVRRIIPTNFGGFDIAPVILILAIIFLQNVIISGLMSLIVGSAMNIQ; translated from the coding sequence ATGATATTTTTTCTAAAGATACTTCAGTTCATTAGCTGGCTTTTGGGCGCCTACATGTGGGTAATCGTGGCCGCCGCGGTGATAACCTGGGTGCGCCCGGACCCCAACAATCCCATCGTGCGCTTTTTGTTCGCGGTAACCGAACCGGTGCTGTGGCGGGTGCGGCGTATTATCCCCACTAATTTCGGCGGCTTTGATATCGCGCCGGTGATATTGATCCTGGCCATTATTTTTCTGCAAAACGTGATCATTTCCGGCCTGATGAGCCTCATCGTCGGCTCGGCCATGAATATCCAATAG
- a CDS encoding rhodanese-like domain-containing protein: MKKFVVIFMAVAFVAMTAMVAFAADNPLKAGEKAFHSEVVSWIPKDKHVTIVQLHAKWQEVLAGKSKAILLDVRTHPEFDAFHIEGSSHIHAGHMYTIPGKIKDPNAEIWVYCRTQHRASYVAGMLYKYGYKNVYYVDKMKTKDGATVTGGVVGWAAMGYPFVNYFYGQMKITQYMKQGSWSERNCGNYIREFSGQRGEKCGLKVLK, encoded by the coding sequence ATGAAGAAGTTTGTGGTGATCTTTATGGCAGTGGCCTTTGTGGCCATGACCGCCATGGTGGCCTTTGCCGCTGACAACCCCCTGAAGGCCGGCGAAAAAGCCTTCCACAGCGAAGTGGTAAGCTGGATTCCCAAGGACAAGCACGTGACCATCGTCCAGCTGCACGCCAAGTGGCAGGAGGTTCTGGCCGGCAAGTCCAAGGCTATCCTGTTGGACGTGCGCACCCATCCCGAGTTTGACGCCTTCCACATTGAGGGCTCCAGCCACATTCACGCCGGCCACATGTACACCATCCCCGGCAAGATCAAAGACCCCAACGCCGAAATCTGGGTCTATTGCCGCACCCAGCATAGGGCCAGCTACGTGGCGGGCATGCTGTACAAGTACGGCTACAAGAACGTCTACTACGTGGACAAGATGAAGACCAAGGACGGCGCCACGGTCACCGGTGGCGTGGTGGGTTGGGCCGCCATGGGTTACCCCTTCGTCAACTACTTCTACGGCCAGATGAAGATTACCCAGTACATGAAGCAGGGTTCCTGGTCCGAGCGTAACTGCGGCAACTACATCCGCGAGTTCAGCGGCCAGCGCGGCGAAAAGTGCGGCCTCAAGGTCCTCAAGTAA
- a CDS encoding glycerate kinase type-2 family protein codes for MSPTDLRNDADLIIKAALASVDPSRAVKEALSLEGDQLTVGDQAIDLKRYQRIIVVGAGKAGAPMAQAVEEVLGRRIGAGRVVVKDGHGAPTEAIEIMEASHPVPDDRGVEAGRSIAELVRQEAAPDTLFLCLLSGGGSALLVAPADGVSLADKQQTTRLLLASGADIGEINAIRKHLSQLKGGNLARLAAPGRLISLIISDVVGDRLDVIASGPTVADRSTWEQCRDILTRYGIWDQVPDPVRERIQQGLDGVVPDTPKPGDSALAGVTNLIVSSNRMAVDQALGQARELGYAPLLLSTTIEGETKDVARMHAAMAREVLASGNPLPAPCCLLSGGETTVTLGDDPGVGGRNMEFALAAALDLEGLSGVLAVSVGTDGTDGPTEAAGAWADGESVARGAAQGLKARRFLERHDAYNYFQPLGDLIVTGPTRTNVMDLRLVLVRGPQE; via the coding sequence ATGTCCCCAACAGACCTTAGAAACGACGCTGACCTGATCATCAAAGCGGCCTTGGCCTCGGTGGACCCCTCGCGCGCGGTCAAGGAGGCGCTGAGCCTTGAGGGCGACCAACTCACCGTGGGCGATCAGGCCATCGACCTGAAACGCTACCAGCGCATCATCGTGGTGGGCGCGGGCAAGGCCGGCGCCCCCATGGCCCAGGCGGTGGAAGAGGTGCTGGGCCGGCGCATCGGCGCGGGCCGGGTGGTGGTCAAGGACGGCCACGGCGCGCCCACCGAGGCCATCGAGATAATGGAGGCCAGCCACCCGGTGCCCGACGACCGCGGGGTGGAGGCCGGGCGCAGCATCGCCGAACTGGTGCGCCAAGAGGCCGCGCCGGACACCCTGTTTTTGTGCCTGCTCTCCGGCGGGGGCAGCGCCCTGTTGGTGGCCCCGGCCGACGGAGTGTCCCTGGCCGACAAGCAGCAGACCACCCGCCTGCTGTTGGCCAGCGGGGCCGACATCGGCGAGATCAACGCCATCCGCAAGCACCTCAGTCAGCTCAAGGGCGGCAACCTGGCCCGCCTGGCCGCGCCGGGCCGCCTGATCAGCCTGATCATCAGCGACGTGGTGGGCGACCGCCTGGACGTCATCGCCTCGGGTCCCACCGTGGCCGACCGCTCCACCTGGGAACAGTGCCGCGACATCCTGACCCGCTACGGCATCTGGGACCAGGTGCCCGACCCGGTGCGCGAGCGCATCCAGCAGGGCCTGGACGGGGTCGTCCCCGACACCCCCAAGCCCGGCGACAGCGCCTTGGCCGGCGTGACCAACCTCATCGTGAGCAGCAACCGCATGGCCGTGGACCAGGCCCTGGGCCAGGCCCGCGAGCTGGGCTACGCCCCCCTGCTACTCAGCACCACCATCGAGGGCGAGACCAAGGACGTGGCCCGCATGCACGCGGCCATGGCCCGCGAGGTTTTGGCCAGCGGCAACCCCCTGCCCGCCCCCTGCTGCCTGCTCAGCGGCGGCGAGACCACCGTGACCCTGGGCGATGATCCGGGGGTCGGCGGGCGCAACATGGAGTTCGCCCTGGCCGCGGCGCTGGATTTGGAGGGACTATCGGGTGTGCTGGCGGTCAGCGTGGGCACCGACGGCACCGACGGCCCCACCGAGGCGGCCGGGGCTTGGGCCGACGGCGAGAGCGTGGCCCGGGGCGCGGCCCAGGGCCTCAAGGCGCGGCGCTTTTTGGAGCGTCACGACGCCTACAACTATTTCCAGCCCCTGGGCGATTTGATCGTAACCGGTCCCACCCGCACCAACGTCATGGATCTCCGGCTGGTGCTGGTGCGCGGCCCACAGGAGTAG
- a CDS encoding tetratricopeptide repeat protein, which produces MPPAARRPLSFQDLIRFQELVKPPLRKALGCARIDLLPPPGPGEPNQELLHNALQNGRAVLDLGGGRLLIPLLDGARPLGLLAAHGVSEAQLPDAVRPFLAALVETSLTLVRSRLAAQRDALTGLGNEAALDEALTSAAARLTQAPPTGRLALDGEGQGEGLTLVAIRAQGLAGWQERHGRNLSDQVLGELARLIGEAAPQALVTARVGQTFFMLLPGSVQAARRAAEALQRSASKLRLEGARRDPWPVSLSLGASHLGHRGAGPACDTAALLKLRAGRALLAAERTGQEELLFFQEIAEKAGQVQEVMPLDRVLINLGRMHGLTEGDRLAVREPGSPPQVSKAEVAVSKLGAEESLAEVVSLASPASPLRPGDVLRRLPPQDASAEEPGHRQSLSLPGGEVAVTLEQATGALERRSLMAVYAALCAAGEPLAAVVLGVEDLESVAEVTGRLGAEALLAGLTEAARESFGPAALLGRYSPEALAALLPGVEAEQAAQAAGATLDKMREQGGRPVRAGVAAHPRQGFTVEQTLYDAAKALVHAGFLEPYSVVACDAVSLNISGDAAYGQGRLAEAVAEYEKALLLKADENNVLNSLGVCHGRLGQMEQAAECFRRAREVAPQDYMAHYNLGLALLRLGRRDEARTCLERGLELEPEHADTLFQLGCLAQERGRTNQALNYLQRAAARADCKKAVHCRLGLSLAAAGQGAQAEAAFKEALKHNPRDAAALSGLAGLYLEREANLDIALSLARRAMQQEPGAVQHPLTAGRILLKLGRARQALDLIDDALERHPRERRLQELAELAQEAAQA; this is translated from the coding sequence TTGCCGCCCGCCGCGCGCCGCCCGCTCAGCTTCCAAGACCTGATTCGTTTTCAGGAGCTCGTCAAGCCGCCCCTGCGCAAGGCCCTGGGCTGCGCCCGCATAGACCTGTTGCCTCCCCCCGGCCCGGGCGAGCCCAACCAGGAGCTGTTGCACAACGCCCTGCAAAACGGCCGCGCGGTGTTGGACCTGGGAGGCGGTCGCTTGCTCATCCCCCTGCTGGACGGCGCCCGGCCCCTGGGCCTGCTGGCGGCTCACGGGGTGAGCGAGGCGCAACTCCCCGACGCGGTGCGCCCCTTCCTGGCCGCCCTGGTGGAGACCAGCCTGACCCTGGTGCGCTCCCGGCTGGCCGCCCAGCGCGACGCACTCACCGGCCTGGGCAACGAGGCCGCCCTGGACGAGGCATTGACCAGCGCGGCCGCTCGCCTTACCCAGGCTCCGCCCACCGGCCGCTTGGCCCTGGACGGCGAGGGGCAGGGCGAGGGCCTGACCCTGGTGGCCATTCGGGCCCAAGGCCTGGCCGGCTGGCAGGAGCGCCACGGACGCAATCTCAGCGACCAGGTGCTGGGCGAGTTGGCTCGCCTCATCGGCGAGGCCGCGCCCCAGGCCCTGGTGACGGCCCGGGTGGGCCAGACCTTTTTCATGCTGCTGCCCGGCTCGGTGCAGGCGGCCCGGCGCGCCGCCGAGGCCCTGCAACGCTCGGCCTCCAAGCTGCGCCTGGAGGGGGCCAGGCGCGATCCCTGGCCGGTGAGCCTGAGCCTGGGAGCCTCCCACCTGGGCCACCGGGGGGCCGGGCCGGCGTGCGACACCGCCGCCCTGTTGAAGCTGCGCGCGGGCCGGGCCCTGCTGGCCGCCGAGCGAACGGGGCAGGAGGAACTGCTTTTTTTCCAGGAGATCGCCGAAAAGGCCGGGCAGGTGCAAGAGGTGATGCCCCTGGACCGGGTGCTCATCAACCTGGGGCGCATGCACGGGCTCACCGAGGGCGACCGCCTGGCGGTGCGCGAACCGGGCAGCCCGCCCCAGGTGAGCAAGGCCGAGGTGGCGGTGAGCAAGCTGGGGGCCGAGGAGTCCCTGGCCGAGGTGGTGAGCCTGGCCAGCCCGGCCAGTCCCCTGCGGCCCGGCGACGTCCTGCGCCGCCTGCCGCCCCAGGACGCCAGTGCCGAAGAGCCGGGCCACCGCCAGAGCCTGAGTCTGCCCGGCGGCGAGGTGGCGGTGACCCTGGAGCAGGCCACGGGAGCCCTGGAACGGCGCTCGCTCATGGCCGTGTACGCGGCGTTGTGCGCGGCCGGGGAGCCCCTGGCCGCCGTGGTGCTGGGGGTGGAAGATTTGGAGAGCGTGGCTGAGGTGACCGGTCGCCTGGGGGCCGAGGCCCTCTTGGCCGGGCTTACCGAGGCGGCCCGGGAGAGCTTTGGACCCGCAGCTCTGCTGGGCCGCTACTCGCCCGAGGCCCTGGCCGCGCTGCTGCCAGGAGTGGAGGCCGAGCAGGCGGCCCAGGCCGCCGGAGCCACTCTGGACAAGATGCGCGAGCAAGGCGGACGTCCGGTGCGGGCCGGGGTGGCCGCCCATCCCCGCCAGGGCTTCACGGTGGAACAGACCCTTTACGACGCGGCCAAGGCCCTGGTGCACGCCGGGTTCCTGGAGCCCTACAGCGTGGTGGCCTGTGACGCGGTGAGCCTGAACATCAGCGGCGACGCGGCCTATGGCCAGGGCCGCCTGGCAGAGGCGGTGGCCGAGTATGAAAAGGCCCTCCTGCTCAAAGCCGACGAAAACAACGTGCTCAACTCCCTGGGGGTGTGCCACGGCCGCCTGGGCCAGATGGAGCAGGCGGCGGAGTGCTTCCGCCGGGCCCGGGAGGTGGCGCCGCAGGACTACATGGCCCACTACAACCTGGGCCTGGCCCTACTCCGCCTGGGGCGGCGCGACGAGGCCCGGACCTGTCTGGAGCGCGGCCTGGAGCTGGAGCCCGAGCACGCCGACACCCTGTTTCAACTGGGCTGCCTGGCCCAGGAGCGGGGCCGTACCAACCAGGCCCTCAATTATCTGCAACGGGCCGCGGCCCGGGCCGACTGCAAAAAGGCGGTGCATTGCCGTCTGGGCCTGTCGCTGGCCGCCGCGGGGCAGGGGGCCCAGGCCGAGGCCGCCTTCAAGGAGGCGCTCAAGCACAACCCCCGCGACGCCGCCGCCCTGAGCGGCCTGGCCGGGCTTTACCTGGAGCGGGAGGCCAACCTGGACATCGCCCTGTCCCTGGCCCGGCGGGCCATGCAACAGGAGCCGGGCGCGGTGCAGCACCCGCTGACCGCCGGGCGAATTTTGCTCAAGCTGGGCCGGGCCCGGCAGGCCCTGGACCTCATCGACGACGCCTTGGAGCGCCATCCCCGGGAGCGCCGCCTGCAAGAGCTGGCCGAGCTGGCCCAAGAGGCGGCCCAAGCCTAG
- a CDS encoding NUDIX hydrolase, translating into MSGWKILDSESMLEHPVLSVRRSTRRLGTHTGTFITLHSCDWVNIVPVTPQGEVVLIKQWRHGSEDWAVEIPGGLVDPGEKPIDAAARELREETGYTARELTYLGKVNPNPALFDNTCHTYLALVDPVPGEPEPDDGESIQVFRVKQDDLPAMVASGEIDHCIVITALTFFWLRQGRVLASGRDL; encoded by the coding sequence TTGTCCGGCTGGAAGATCCTCGACAGCGAAAGCATGCTGGAACACCCGGTGCTCAGCGTGCGGCGCAGCACGCGCCGCCTGGGCACGCACACCGGCACCTTCATAACCCTGCACTCCTGCGATTGGGTCAACATCGTGCCCGTCACTCCCCAGGGCGAGGTGGTGCTCATCAAGCAGTGGCGCCACGGCTCGGAGGACTGGGCCGTGGAAATCCCCGGCGGCCTGGTGGACCCCGGCGAAAAGCCCATCGATGCCGCGGCCCGGGAGCTCAGGGAAGAAACCGGCTACACCGCCCGGGAACTGACCTATCTGGGCAAGGTGAACCCCAACCCGGCCCTGTTCGACAACACCTGCCACACCTATCTGGCCTTGGTGGACCCCGTGCCCGGCGAACCGGAGCCCGACGACGGTGAGAGCATCCAGGTTTTTCGGGTGAAACAGGACGATCTGCCGGCCATGGTGGCCTCGGGGGAAATCGACCACTGCATCGTCATCACCGCCCTGACCTTTTTCTGGCTGCGCCAGGGGCGGGTTCTTGCCTCTGGGCGCGATTTGTAA
- a CDS encoding ABC transporter ATP-binding protein, producing MNQAAPLMALEGLTKYFKVGAGFMGVQRQTVHAVDGVDLTVRPHEVLGLVGESGCGKSTLGRLALGLLGPTSGRVMFEGRDITTLDRAGWKALRRQMQVIFQDPATSLNPRLNVGSILAEPLLIHGLATRQEAKARVAELLSEVGLRPEHARRYPHQFSGGQRQRIGIARALALRPKLVVADEPVSALDVSIQAQVLNLLMELKESFGLTYMFVAHDLSVVRHVSTRVAVMYLGKVVEVGPAAVFDSPPRHPYTEALLAAAPVADPHKVMAPPPVKGDVASPVNPPAGCRFHPRCPEAQDVCSREEPLLKQIEPEHLCACHFR from the coding sequence ATGAACCAGGCCGCGCCGTTGATGGCCCTGGAAGGCCTCACCAAGTATTTCAAGGTGGGCGCCGGGTTCATGGGCGTCCAGCGCCAGACGGTGCACGCGGTGGACGGGGTAGACCTAACGGTGCGGCCCCACGAGGTGCTGGGCCTGGTGGGCGAAAGCGGCTGCGGCAAGTCCACCCTGGGCCGCCTGGCCCTGGGCCTGCTGGGGCCCACCAGCGGCCGGGTGATGTTCGAGGGCCGGGACATAACCACTCTGGACCGGGCCGGGTGGAAGGCCCTGCGCCGCCAAATGCAGGTTATCTTCCAGGACCCGGCCACCTCCCTGAACCCCCGTCTCAACGTGGGCTCCATCCTGGCCGAGCCTCTTTTGATCCACGGCCTGGCCACCCGCCAGGAGGCCAAGGCGCGGGTGGCCGAGCTTTTGAGCGAGGTGGGGCTCAGGCCCGAGCACGCCCGGCGCTATCCCCACCAGTTCAGCGGCGGCCAGCGCCAGCGTATCGGCATCGCCCGGGCCCTGGCCCTTCGGCCCAAGCTGGTGGTGGCCGACGAGCCGGTGAGCGCCCTGGACGTGTCCATCCAGGCCCAGGTGCTCAATCTGCTCATGGAGCTCAAGGAGAGCTTCGGTCTGACCTACATGTTCGTGGCCCACGACCTGTCGGTGGTGCGCCACGTCTCCACCCGGGTGGCGGTGATGTATCTGGGCAAGGTAGTAGAGGTGGGCCCGGCGGCGGTGTTCGACTCCCCGCCCCGCCATCCCTATACCGAGGCCCTCTTGGCCGCCGCGCCGGTGGCCGATCCTCACAAGGTCATGGCCCCGCCGCCGGTCAAGGGCGACGTGGCCAGCCCGGTGAACCCGCCCGCGGGCTGCCGTTTCCATCCCCGCTGCCCCGAGGCCCAAGACGTATGCTCCCGCGAGGAGCCCCTGCTCAAGCAGATCGAACCCGAACACCTCTGCGCCTGCCATTTTCGCTAG
- a CDS encoding phosphomannomutase/phosphoglucomutase — MNPNIFREYDIRGVVDQDIHDADVVTLGKAIGTYMEGKAVKTITLGRDCRLSADRYRDLLCEGLLSTGRHIKEIGVVTTPMLYFSVFHFETDGGVMITASHNPGNYNGFKVMIGKSTIYGEEIQKLYQIAEAGRFTQGEGSREEVDVTTPYSDYLVEHIDIPKKLKIAVDSGNGTAGPVVLPIMQRLGIEVTPLYCEMDGTFPNHEPDPTVPANLTDLIATVKDKGLMAGVAFDGDCDRVGVVDEKGQIIFGDMLLAIFARSIVKEHPGALFIGEVKCSKNLYDDIEKHGGKALMWRTGHSLIKQKMAETGALLAGEMSGHMFFKHRWFGFDDGIYAALRFCELLAASQAPLSTWLADMPPVVSTPEIRVECADDIKFQVVEHVKKAMSGDYEVIDVDGVRVNFPDGWGLVRASNTQPALVLRFEAQSEKRLEEIRALVEGEVKKARESL, encoded by the coding sequence ATGAACCCCAATATTTTCCGCGAATACGACATCCGGGGCGTGGTGGACCAGGACATTCACGACGCCGACGTGGTGACCCTGGGCAAGGCCATCGGCACCTACATGGAAGGCAAGGCGGTCAAGACCATAACCTTGGGCCGCGATTGCCGCCTGAGCGCCGACCGCTACCGCGACCTGCTCTGCGAAGGCCTGCTGTCCACCGGCCGCCACATCAAGGAAATCGGCGTGGTAACCACTCCCATGCTGTATTTCTCGGTGTTTCATTTCGAGACCGACGGCGGGGTGATGATCACCGCCAGCCACAACCCGGGCAATTACAACGGCTTCAAGGTGATGATCGGCAAGAGCACCATCTACGGCGAGGAGATTCAAAAGCTCTACCAGATCGCCGAGGCCGGCCGGTTCACCCAGGGAGAGGGCTCCAGGGAAGAGGTGGACGTGACCACACCCTACTCCGACTACCTGGTGGAACACATCGACATCCCCAAAAAGCTCAAGATCGCGGTGGACTCGGGCAACGGCACCGCCGGCCCGGTGGTGCTGCCCATCATGCAGCGCCTGGGCATCGAGGTGACTCCCCTGTATTGCGAGATGGACGGCACCTTCCCCAACCACGAGCCCGACCCCACCGTGCCGGCCAACCTCACCGACCTAATCGCCACGGTAAAGGACAAGGGCCTCATGGCCGGGGTGGCCTTTGACGGCGACTGCGACCGGGTGGGCGTGGTGGACGAAAAGGGCCAGATCATCTTCGGCGACATGCTCCTGGCCATCTTCGCCCGCAGCATCGTCAAGGAGCATCCCGGCGCCCTGTTCATCGGCGAGGTCAAGTGCTCCAAGAACCTCTACGACGACATCGAAAAGCACGGGGGCAAGGCCCTGATGTGGCGCACCGGCCACAGCCTGATCAAGCAGAAGATGGCCGAGACCGGGGCGCTTTTGGCCGGCGAAATGAGCGGCCACATGTTCTTCAAGCACCGCTGGTTCGGCTTTGACGACGGCATCTACGCCGCCCTGCGCTTCTGCGAGCTGCTGGCCGCCAGCCAAGCGCCCCTGTCCACCTGGTTGGCGGACATGCCCCCGGTGGTCTCCACCCCGGAGATCCGGGTGGAGTGCGCCGACGACATCAAGTTCCAGGTGGTGGAGCACGTGAAAAAGGCCATGTCCGGCGACTACGAGGTCATCGACGTGGACGGGGTGCGGGTGAACTTCCCGGACGGCTGGGGTCTGGTGCGGGCCAGCAACACCCAGCCCGCCCTGGTGCTGCGCTTCGAGGCCCAGAGCGAAAAGCGCCTGGAGGAGATCCGGGCCCTGGTGGAGGGCGAGGTCAAAAAGGCCCGCGAGAGCCTGTAG